In Oryza sativa Japonica Group chromosome 11, ASM3414082v1, the following are encoded in one genomic region:
- the LOC136354128 gene encoding uncharacterized protein, giving the protein MYLVNHPRKVMVRISDKKTNGARWTTTICLGILKKLNVYINESAFCHAICNGGDSFEVNHHEHRFTVHLDKKECSCRYWQLSGLPCPHAISCIFYKTNKLDDYIAACYSVEAFRSTYDHCLQPLEGMSAWPQDDKEPLKAPGYIKMQGRPKTTRRREMHEPPKPTKMSRFGSVMRCTRCHQVGYNKSSCAKHNAPAACTSSAQPMETRSQQMVLSNTPGSSAQSKKRKAATVTTTSTTIQSRSKKKRRTRHPLKPRSWIYNCICKVTSGRAFVSVSAQEPSNNKAKKKSGGALLLMPPWQSDKL; this is encoded by the exons atgtACCTTGTAAACCACCCCAGGAAAGTCATGGTTAGGATAagtgataaaaaaacaaatggaGCTAGATGGACAACTACTATATGCCTAGGAATTCTAAAAAAGCTCAATGTGTACATCAATGAATCAGCTTTTTGCCATGCCATTTGCAATGGAGGTGACAGTTTTGAGGTTAACCACCATGAACATAGATTTACAGTACACCTAGACAAGAAAGAATGTTCATGTAGGTACTGGCAGCTGTCAGGATTGCCCTGCCCTCATGCAATATCCTGCATTTTCTATAAAACCAATAAGCTTGATGACTATATTGCTGCATGTTACTCTGTGGAAGCATTTAGAAGTACCTATGACCACTGCCTTCAGCCCTTAGAAGGTATGAGTGCTTGGCCTCAGGATGATAAGGAGCCACTCAAAGCTCCAGGGTACATAAAGATGCAAGGCAGGCCTAAGACTACAAGGAGGAGAGAAATGCATGAACCACCTAAGCCAACAAAGATGTCCAGGTTTGGATCAGTGATGAGGTGCACAAGGTGCCATCAGGTTGGCTACAACAAGTCTAGCTGTGCAAAGCACAATGCTCCTGCTGCATGCACTTCTTCAGCTCAACCAATGGAAACTCGAAGTCAGCAAATGGTGTTGTCAAACACTCCAGGGAGCTCTGCTCAAAGTAAGAAGAGAAAGGCAGCCACTGTTACTACAACAAGTACTACCATTCAGTCCAgatcaaaaaaaaaacgaagaaCAAG GCACCCATTGAAACCTAGGAGCTG GATCTACAACTGCATCTGCAAGGTCACTTCTGGAAGAGCATTTGTCTCGGTCTCAGCTCAGGAACCATCCAACAACAAAGCAAAGAAGAAATCTGGTGGGGCACTACTTCTAATGCCCCCATGGCAAAGTGACAAGCTCTGA